In the Blautia coccoides genome, ATTTTCTTTTTTCCGGAAGAGGTCATGATCTCCAGGTATCCATCATGGCATATGGGAAGGTATAGCTGGGAAATCTGGTAGTTCTGCGGGTTGTCAGGATAGAAATAATTCTTTCTGTCAAACTTGCAGGTACGATTTACCCGGCAGTTGGCTGCCAGTCCAAGTGCCAGCGCATAGTCCACCACCTGCTTATTGAGGACAGGCAGGGAACCGGGCATTCCGGTACATACAGGACAGGTGTGTGTATTTGGCGCTCCCCCGAATTTTGTGGAGCATCCGCAGAATATTTTCGTGGCTGTGGCAAGTTCTACATGGACCTCAAGGCCAATGACTGTTTCATATTGCTTTGCCATTATTTTTCCCCCTTTCCATAAGCTTTCGGGAATTCTCCCCTGATCTGCTCATAGGCATAGGCAGCCTGTATGATCTTCTTTTCCTGAAAACAGTCCCCGATAAACTGCATTCCCACAGGCATACCGTTCTGGTCTCTGCCGCAGGGAACGCTTATGGCCGGAAGCCCCGCCAGATTCACACCCGCGGTATAGACATCGCTCAGATACATTTTCAGCGGGTCCGAAAGGCTGCTCCCTATAGTCGGTGCTGTAGTGGGAGCGGCAGGTGCCAACAGCATATCGTATTTTACAAAGGCTTCATCAAATGCCTTCTTTATCATACCCTTTACTTTCAAAGCCTTCAGATAATACGCGTCATAGTAGCCGGAGCTAAGCACAAAAGAGCCGAGCAGTATCCTGCGCCTGACCTCTTCCCCGAATCCTTCTGCCCTGGTCTTTTTATACATATCGTGAAGCCCCTCAAACGCCTCTGTCCTGTACCCATATTTCACCCCGTCAAAACGGGCCAGGTTGGAGCTTGCCTCAGCAGAGGCGATAATATAATAAGCCGGGATCACATAATCCACCAGACCCAGGGAAAAGAATTCCACTATGGCGCCATTTCTTGTCATTAAATGAACCGCATCTACCAGAGCTTTCTTAACATCCATATCCAGTCCCTCTGCCAGATACTCTTTGGGAATACCGATCTTTACACCGTGCAAATCCTGTTTTAAATATTGGGTAAACCGCAGGTCCTTCCGCATCACAGAGGTACTGTCCTTTTCGTCATACCCGGCAACTGCCTCCAAAAGAGCCGCGCAGTCGGATACATCCTTTCCCACCGGTCCTATCTGATCCAGGGAGGAAGCATAGGCTATAAGGCCGTATCTGGACACAGTTCCGTATGTGGGTTTCATCCCCACCACTCCGCAGTAAGACGCCGGCTGGCGGATGGACCCTCCGGTATCGCTGCCCAGTGCTGCAAATGCCTCATCAGATGCCACTGCCGCGCAGGAACCGCCGGAGGAACCGCCCGGCACCTTTTCCGTGTCCCAGGGATTTCTGGTGATCCCATACGCTGAAGTCTCGGAAGTGCTCCCCATGGCAAACTCATCCATATTGGTCTTGCCTATGACGATCATTCCGGCATTTTCCATTCTTCGTACTGCCTCTGCGTCATAAGGGGGCACGAAATTTTCCAGGATTCTGGACGCGCAGGTCGTCTTTCTTCCTTTTGTACAGATATTATCTTTTACCGCTGCGGGCACACCTGCCAGAGGACCTGTATATCTGCCTGATCTGATGCCGTTTTCCACTTCTTTTACCCTGTCGTATACCTTTTTTTCATCTGTTTCCAGAAAGGCATGGAGCGTGCCGTCCATTTTTCCAATCCGGTCCAGAGATGCTTTCACCGCTTCCCGGACTCCCACCTCCCGGCTTTTAATGGCATGGCCCAGGGTCAGGGCTGTCATTTCTCTGATTTCCATATCACTAACCTCCATCACTGCACTGTTTTCGGGACCTGATACTGACCGTCTTTACTTTTCGGGGCGTTTAAAAGCATAGCCTCACGGTTATCGCCATTTGTCACAATATCCTCCCGAAATACGTTTTCCACAGGGAATGTATGGGCAAGCGGCTCTATTCCCTCTGTGTCCAGTTCGTTTAGTTTATCCATATAATCCAGCATCTCCTGCATTTTTTCCCTGGCCTTTTCCCTCTCTTTTGGGGTAAGGGCCAGCTTCGCCAGGATTTCCACATTTTCCATAACTGCATCATCTATGATCTGCTTTGC is a window encoding:
- the gatA gene encoding Asp-tRNA(Asn)/Glu-tRNA(Gln) amidotransferase subunit GatA; translated protein: MEIREMTALTLGHAIKSREVGVREAVKASLDRIGKMDGTLHAFLETDEKKVYDRVKEVENGIRSGRYTGPLAGVPAAVKDNICTKGRKTTCASRILENFVPPYDAEAVRRMENAGMIVIGKTNMDEFAMGSTSETSAYGITRNPWDTEKVPGGSSGGSCAAVASDEAFAALGSDTGGSIRQPASYCGVVGMKPTYGTVSRYGLIAYASSLDQIGPVGKDVSDCAALLEAVAGYDEKDSTSVMRKDLRFTQYLKQDLHGVKIGIPKEYLAEGLDMDVKKALVDAVHLMTRNGAIVEFFSLGLVDYVIPAYYIIASAEASSNLARFDGVKYGYRTEAFEGLHDMYKKTRAEGFGEEVRRRILLGSFVLSSGYYDAYYLKALKVKGMIKKAFDEAFVKYDMLLAPAAPTTAPTIGSSLSDPLKMYLSDVYTAGVNLAGLPAISVPCGRDQNGMPVGMQFIGDCFQEKKIIQAAYAYEQIRGEFPKAYGKGEK
- the gatC gene encoding Asp-tRNA(Asn)/Glu-tRNA(Gln) amidotransferase subunit GatC, producing MAKQIIDDAVMENVEILAKLALTPKEREKAREKMQEMLDYMDKLNELDTEGIEPLAHTFPVENVFREDIVTNGDNREAMLLNAPKSKDGQYQVPKTVQ